The Tolypothrix sp. NIES-4075 genomic interval TGTTGTCTTTTCCTGTAAACGCGCAAAATCCGTCTGTGGGAACTGCGGAGTTGCGGGGGGTGTGGTTAACTAATATTGATAGCGATGTGTTGTTTGAGCGATCGCGTCTGAATAAAGCTTTGCAACGCTTAGATGAATTAAACTTTAATACTCTATATCCGACTGTTTGGAATTGGGGCTGGACGTTATATCCTAGTAAAGTAGCTCAAAGTGTAATTGGGCGATCGCTCGATCCCACACCGGGATTGCAACGACGTGATATGCTCAAAGAAATTGTCGATGTCGGACATCAAAAAGGCTTAACAGTCATTCCCTGGTTTGAATTCGGCTTTATGGCACCGGCTGATTCGCAACTAGCTAAACGTCATCCGCAATGGCTGACAAATCGCGTTAACGGTACGCAAATTGTCAAAGAAGGAACTCACGATCGCGTTTGGTTAAATCCCTTTCATCCCGAAGTACAGCAATTTATCCAAAACTTAATCGTCGAAATCGTCAGAAATTACAACATCGACGGCATTCAATTTGATGACCATTTTGGTTTACCATCAGAATTGGGATATGATGCCTATACAGTTGCACTCTACAAAAAAGAGCATAATGGCAAAGCTCCCCCAACAGACTTTCAAAATCCAGAATGGGTAAGTTGGCGAGCGAATAAAATCACCAACTATATGAAGCGGGTATTCACAGCTATTAAAGCAACGAAAAAGAATTGCATCGTTTCCATTGCACCTAATCCGCAACGCTTCTCCTACCCGTTATTTTTAGCAGATTGGGAGAAGTGGGAACGGATGGGATTAGTTGAAGAATTAGTTTTGCAAATATACCGCAATGACTTAAATGTGTTTAACAGCGAATTAGAATATCCAGAAGTCAAAGCAGCACGCAGCCACATTCCTGTAAGTATCGGCATTTTATCAGGTTTGAAAGGTCGATTTGTGCCGATGCAACAAATTGAAACACAAGTGCAGACTGTACGTGCAAGAAAGTTTGCTGGTGTATCCTTCTTCTTTTACGAAACTTTATGGAATCTCACTAATGAAAAACCCCTACAACGTCAAACTAGCTTTGGGAAACTTTTCCCCACACCAAAAGCGTATCCGAACTTGCTTTTAGGTTGGAAAGGTTGAGGGAGACTTTCTTGACAAGGGGGGGACAAGGGGACAAGGGGGACATTTTTTCTTTCTATTACCCATTCCCAATTCCCAATTCCCCATTCCCCATTACCCAATTCCCAAACGTCCAGCCAAAGCGGGAGTTAAAGGTAAAAGGGTGGCTATCATTAAGAATAAGGCTAAAAGACCTAAGGCAGCGCGTGCGTCGTCGGGTTCGCTGATTTCGTTCAAGCTGGGACGTTCTAAATCCCGCTGTAAAAATAAAATCACGATCGCCCAATACATTGCAAGCGGATTTGCTAAAGATGCTATTCCTAAAACAATTAAAGTTGCTACTGTGACTCTTCCTGCGGTTTTGCGTCCATAAATCGCTTGGACAATGCGTCCACCATCTAATACACCGGCTGGCATTAAGTTTATCGCGGTGATGACTAATCCTAACCAACCAATCACCACTAAAGGATGAATATCCACCACAGACGATTGTAACGCGGAACCGAGAATTATCCGCGCCAAGCTTCCTACCAAAATCGAACCTTGGAAAAACTCGTTTGGTAGTTGAAACAAGCTACCTTGATGAGAAAGCAATAAGCCAATTATCAATGTTACCAGAGAAGCAATTCCACCTGCGGCTGGACCTGCTATGGCAATATCGAATAATACCTTGCGATTGGGTAATAAAGATTCAAACCGAGTAATTGCCCCAAATGAGCCAATTTGTACGGCGGGAAGAAAGAATGGTAAACTTAAGCGGATTTGGTGATGCCGTGCGAGTAACCAATGACCAAGTTCGTGAATCAGCAAAATTGTCAAAATACCCGCAGCAATGGGTAAAGCTTCAGCAAAGCGGGATGGATTCTCAAAGAAATCGAATCTTAATAGTAAACCGGCAGCTTCTAAACAAGTGGCGATCGTTGCTATAAATAAAATACCAGCAAAGATTTTTTGTGATATTGTTGACGGACGTGGGTCATTGCTGCTGGGTAAGACGATAATTACAGGTTTAGTATCTGGGTTTTCCACGAGAAACAGGCGATATTTATCACCCAAACGTTCCTCTAAACTAGCGGTGAGACGTTTGTGAACTTCTTCTGGTTCTCCGCGTAGATTACCTTTGAAAATCGCTCCTTGTTGATAAGCGATCGCTTCTGTGGCAAAAAATGTATCTAAACCGAAAATACCTTTAATTGCGTTCAATTCCTCTTCCGGAATTCGCGGTTCTTCCAGCTTTAATTCCGCATTCACTGTATTTTCTGGAGTTTCTAGTGCTGGGGTAGCGGCTATTCTTTCTGTTGCACGTTGTCTGAGAATCGCATCTTGTCCGGCAGAGCGCAACTTTCTTCCCAAAAAGATGTATAAGGCAGTCGATCCCACCAATAAAAATAGCACGCCGACTATATTGATGTAAATCCCGGCGGCAAACAAACCAAAAAACAACAGCCAAGGAGTCATCAACACCACCGACTGCAACCAAGCTAAGATGCCCAGTTTACCAAAAGGTCTGGCGCGATAAAAGCCCCAAGCCAAAATGCCGAAAAAAACCAGCACGATTGCCGTAATAATAGGAGTTTCTGAAGCAGTAAGCATTTTAAATCTATTTTTTTTAATTTTCGCACGGGCGACGGTCAGTTTTTTGCTTGATTACCACTAATCTATAACCCCGCTTGTAATGTTTTCAAATATGTAACATTGCCAAGATAGTGGCTACATAGATGTTAATTTTACTTATGAAACCTGAGAAAGTATCTATATAAGGTAGAATTACGGTGATCAACCCAAAAATCAAAAGTGGTAAAATCCTGATTCATCGTTCTTTAGCGGCGATTGTTGGTATTCTGATGTTGTCCCATCCGATGGTGGTGACTGCATCTATCTCAGGTGCGATCGCTCAACAAGTACCAAATAAATCTCCAGAATACGTTAAAGGAAAGCAACTGTTAGATGAAGCCGATAAACTTTTGCAGCAAGGTACAGGTGAATCTCGACAAAAAGCGATCGCACTTTACTCTCAAGCTCTGTTAATTTGGCGAAAAATAGGCGATCGTAATTCCGAAGCTACTACACTTTTAAGCATCGGTACGCTTTATTATACGCTTTCGCAAAACCAAAAAGCTTTAGAATATTACAATCAAGCTTTAGTTATCAGACGCGAACTTAAAGATCGTGTTGGCGAAGCGGTAATGCTTTATTCTATTGCTAATGCTTATTCCAACTTGGGTGAAAAGCAAAAAGCGCTATCATTTTACAATCAATCGCTGTCAATCTCTCAAGCTGAGAAAAAACTCAATTTTGCCGCTAATGTGCTTTATAGTCTTGGTGTCACATATTTTAGTGTCGGTGAAACCAAAAAAGCAGTTGATTCTTATAATGAAGCGTTGAGTATCCAGCGTACTATCAAAGATATTGAAGGTCAAACTAGAACACTTCAAACTCTAGGTACAATTTATACCCAATTGGGGGAAACGCAAAAGGGGTTAGAAACTTTTAATCAAGCATTAGAAATTTACAAAACAAATAACGATCTGAGTGGACAAGCTAGTATTCTTAGCAGCATTGGTTTTCTTTACTTTTCCTTAGGTGAGAATCAGAAATCATTCACCTATTTAAACCAAGCGCTTGATTTGCAGAAAAAAGCTCAAACAAATCTATCGGGAACAGCTTTAGTATTTAACTTGTCTCAACAAGCTCAAATACTCACTATTTTAGCCGCTACTTACAA includes:
- a CDS encoding site-2 protease family protein; this translates as MLTASETPIITAIVLVFFGILAWGFYRARPFGKLGILAWLQSVVLMTPWLLFFGLFAAGIYINIVGVLFLLVGSTALYIFLGRKLRSAGQDAILRQRATERIAATPALETPENTVNAELKLEEPRIPEEELNAIKGIFGLDTFFATEAIAYQQGAIFKGNLRGEPEEVHKRLTASLEERLGDKYRLFLVENPDTKPVIIVLPSSNDPRPSTISQKIFAGILFIATIATCLEAAGLLLRFDFFENPSRFAEALPIAAGILTILLIHELGHWLLARHHQIRLSLPFFLPAVQIGSFGAITRFESLLPNRKVLFDIAIAGPAAGGIASLVTLIIGLLLSHQGSLFQLPNEFFQGSILVGSLARIILGSALQSSVVDIHPLVVIGWLGLVITAINLMPAGVLDGGRIVQAIYGRKTAGRVTVATLIVLGIASLANPLAMYWAIVILFLQRDLERPSLNEISEPDDARAALGLLALFLMIATLLPLTPALAGRLGIG
- a CDS encoding glycoside hydrolase family 10 protein — its product is MLSFPVNAQNPSVGTAELRGVWLTNIDSDVLFERSRLNKALQRLDELNFNTLYPTVWNWGWTLYPSKVAQSVIGRSLDPTPGLQRRDMLKEIVDVGHQKGLTVIPWFEFGFMAPADSQLAKRHPQWLTNRVNGTQIVKEGTHDRVWLNPFHPEVQQFIQNLIVEIVRNYNIDGIQFDDHFGLPSELGYDAYTVALYKKEHNGKAPPTDFQNPEWVSWRANKITNYMKRVFTAIKATKKNCIVSIAPNPQRFSYPLFLADWEKWERMGLVEELVLQIYRNDLNVFNSELEYPEVKAARSHIPVSIGILSGLKGRFVPMQQIETQVQTVRARKFAGVSFFFYETLWNLTNEKPLQRQTSFGKLFPTPKAYPNLLLGWKG